The genomic DNA GCAATCTCCACAATAACAGGGCCTGGTGCTGTTTTAATCACCCTTACCTTTGTTCCTGGAAAAAGACCAACCGATGCCATGCGGTTACAAAAACAGGGAGAACCTTTTATTTCAAC from Desulfurobacterium atlanticum includes the following:
- a CDS encoding FeoA family protein; this encodes MRTLLDVKEGEKVEVVEIKGSPCFCNRMASVGLFPGTKVRVIKTAPGPVIVEIAGSRFALGKGMARRVIVR